The following coding sequences are from one Sardina pilchardus chromosome 16, fSarPil1.1, whole genome shotgun sequence window:
- the LOC134059658 gene encoding synaptopodin-2 has product MTLPVTIRLLCSVIPISVACPLQHCFSLSSTPHSISLSLSLSLSLSVLQVVSRSVSLSPPARLPLLVRSARSVSSSPVLAAAPGGGARAAQRPPAWPERANKPPSPWEAASRHPLGLVDEAFAFQNLQQSLASSVKSAANRKQLPTPPPEWTARVAYEAPPRSLSSASSMLSRTYSSSLSRSHTPPRSPQPFLSPTKSSASAPASGALYSASYRQTPPLRSLTEVSLGPPWARPSPAQTHAQGRYRSSYTWRR; this is encoded by the coding sequence TGTAGTGTAATCCCTATATCAGTAGCCTGTCCACTCCAacactgtttttctctttcctccacccctcactccatctctctctctctctctctctctctctctctctctgtattgcaGGTGGTAAGCAGGAGTGtatctctgtctcctccagcCCGCCTGCCCCTATTGGTCAGAAGCGCCCGCTCCGTGTCCAGCTCCCCAGTGCTCGCCGCTGCCCCCGGTGGTGGCGCCAGAGCCGCGCAGCGTCCGCCGGCCTGGCCGGAGCGGGCCAATAAGCCTCCGTCGCCATGGGAGGCGGCCTCCCGACACCCGCTGGGCCTAGTGGACGAGGCCTTCGCCTTCCAGAACCTTCAGCAGTCGCTGGCGTCCAGCGTGAAGTCCGCCGCTAACCGCAAGCAGCTGCCGACTCCGCCCCCCGAGTGGACGGCCCGCGTGGCCTACGAGGCCCCGCCCAGATCGCTCAGCTCCGCCTCCTCCATGTTGAGCCGCACCTACAGCTCCTCCCTCTCACGCAGCCACACCCCTCCGCGCTCACCGCAGCCCTTCCTGTCTCCCACCAAGAGCTCCGCCTCTGCGCCTGCCTCCGGAGCCCTTTACTCCGCCTCCTACAGGCAGACCCCGCCTCTTCGGTCGCTCACGGAGGTCAGTCTCGGCCCGCCCTGGGCCAGACCCTCCCCAGCCCAAACCCACGCACAGGGCCGGTACCGGTCCAGTTACACCTGGAGACGCTAA